GGACTTTTTACGAGTCCATCAATCCTTTGAATCCTATGATTATTGCGGTCATAAAAAAACTTCTCCCGAGAAGACGGGAGATCAGTCTCAATCTGATACTGCCCTTCCAGCAATTCTTCAAGAAGGAGGCATCAAGCAGCCTGCTCCTCATAGGGACCACGCTGCTTGCCCTGATCTGGGCAAACTCCCCCTATGCAGAAACGTATCACCGCTTCTGGGAGACTGAGATTGCAATCTCCTTTGGCCATCTCGGTTTTGCAAAGACGATGAGGGAATGGATTAATGAAGGACTCATGTCCATCTTCTTCTTCACTGTTGGTCTCGAGATTAAACGGGAGATCCTCGTTGGTGAGCTTGCCTCCGTAAAAAAGGCCCTGCTCCCCGTAGGGGCGGCTATCGGGGGTATGCTTGTTCCTGCACTTATCTACTTTTTCATAAACCGGGGCCTCCCGTCCTCTACCGGGTGGGGAATTCCCATGGCCACGGACATCGCCTTTGCCCTTGGCGCAATTTATATCCTCGGCAGAAGAATCCCAACAGGAATCAGGGTCTTTCTTTCTGCCTTTGCCATTGTCGATGACCTTGGAGCCGTGTTTGTAATAGCCCTCTTCTATACATCGGGGGTCGTCTTTCACTACCTGCTTATCAGTCTTCTGATAATGTTTATCCTGGGGCTTGCCAACTTCTTCCAGGTGAGAAAGACCTTCTTCTATGCCGTTCTCGGGTTATTCCTCTGGTTCTCAATCCTTGGCTCCGGACTTCATGCAACCGTTGCCGGTATAATTGTGGCAATGTTTATTCCCGCCCGAGGAAAGTATGATACAGACAGGTTCCTTGAAGATACCGGTTACTTCCTGGGTGAGTT
The window above is part of the bacterium BMS3Abin08 genome. Proteins encoded here:
- the nhaA_1 gene encoding Na(+)/H(+) antiporter NhaA, with product MIIAVIKKLLPRRREISLNLILPFQQFFKKEASSSLLLIGTTLLALIWANSPYAETYHRFWETEIAISFGHLGFAKTMREWINEGLMSIFFFTVGLEIKREILVGELASVKKALLPVGAAIGGMLVPALIYFFINRGLPSSTGWGIPMATDIAFALGAIYILGRRIPTGIRVFLSAFAIVDDLGAVFVIALFYTSGVVFHYLLISLLIMFILGLANFFQVRKTFFYAVLGLFLWFSILGSGLHATVAGIIVAMFIPARGKYDTDRFLEDTGYFLGEFQCPPEGCGRSILLNQRHLNAVQSIELACHHVETPLQRLEHSLHPWVAFVVVPVFALANAGITFGEVELSRAFSDPLTLGIILGLVVGKPLGISLSSFIFVKSGLASLPKSIRWEHILGASMLGGIGFTMSLFIAGLSFPAGEILNYSKLGIITASLISGIVGLSFLYLFSFKKNP